One window from the genome of Xiphophorus hellerii strain 12219 chromosome 16, Xiphophorus_hellerii-4.1, whole genome shotgun sequence encodes:
- the hoatz gene encoding cilia- and flagella-associated protein HOATZ, which yields MPQQNAQEGQADDLFTVFEGSSAEDGSHARQLWKSMTLLPPLESRLASADIRQRLPVARPRRRGTSNVANPVPLTVCSERQKEDERRRYQAMADQRKEVMALLGRQRQQRIQKEHLSAAVKPKKEVVKPPDPEIELDKELVRQLP from the coding sequence ATGCCACAACAAAATGCGCAAGAGGGACAAGCTGACGACCTTTTCACGGTATTTGAAGGCTCTTCCGCGGAGGATGGGTCCCACGCCCGGCAGCTCTGGAAATCCATGACCCTTCTTCCGCCGCTGGAATCCCGGTTAGCATCGGCAGACATCCGCCAACGGCTACCGGTGGCGCGTCCGAGGCGCCGCGGAACCTCCAATGTTGCAAATCCGGTCCCACTCACCGTGTGCAGTGAACGGCAGAAAGAGGACGAGCGGCGGCGGTACCAGGCCATGGCCGACCAGAGGAAGGAGGTCATGGCGCTGCTGGGGAGACAGAGGCAGCAGAGGATCCAGAAGGAGCACCTGTCCGCGGCCGTTAAACCGAAGAAGGAGGTGGTGAAACCACCAGACCCAGAGATCGAGCTGGACAAGGAGCTGGTCAGACAGCTTCCGTaa